TCCGGTAATTTTCATTTTTTTCGGAAGGAAACGCTCGAGCCAACGACCATTGAGGATTACGTGCGACGCTACGCTGATCTTTTCAACCTCGAAGAAGCGCTGGTGCGGGCCGTCATCAAAGCCGAAAGCAATTTCAATCCCCATGTCATTTCACATAAGGGCGCGATCGGCCTGATGCAGCTCATGCCGGCTACGGCGGCCTACCTCAATGTCGAGGATCCGCGCGATCCCGAACAGAACATTCGCGGCGGTACCCGCTACCTGCGTATGATGCTTGATCAGTTCAACGGGGATCTCGAACTGGCCTTGGCCGCCTACAATGCCGGCCCCAACACGGTCCTGCGCTTCGGCGGAGTACCCCCTTATCCGGAAACGCGCACCTATGTGGCCCGGGTTAAACAGTACCTCAGCCAATATCGGTAACCGAGTGAAATTTTTTATTGACTTGCCTGGTTTCGTTTGATATTTATTACCGCGCTTGACGGGAAACACCACATCAAGCGGGAATAACTCAGTGGTAGAGTGCAACCTTGCCAAGGTTGAAGTCGCGGGTTCGAATCCCGTTTCCCGCTCCAAGGTATCTAGGCGGAATCCTTAAGGGTTCCGCTTTTTTTTATGTGTCACTCTCACCAAGACTTTCACCAACCAAAGGCGGGTGAGCCGAATGGCCAGCCTCCTCTTGCAAGACGCCAAACCAATAGCGCACCTCGTTGCTTACCGATGCCAAGCTGTTCATTGCGCTGTGGTCTGCCTGTAGAAAATCTTCACCAAAATAAGCAAGAATTTTCGGTACGTCTTGATTGATCCCCTCAATGTAGCTGCCATAGACTTCGTATACCATCTTCTTCGACCCGTGGCCCATCAGTGACACCAGTCGATTGGGGTCGATGCGCAGGGCCAACGCCCAAGCGGCAAAGCTATGCCTGAGACAATAGGGGACCTTGCCGGTGACGCCGCTTTTCTTTGCAGCCTTTGTCCAAGGACGACCGGAAAGGGCGGACGCGCGAAAGACACCACCCTTTTTCCCCTTAACGAAATGTTCACTGCTGTCACGCGCTAAAAGATCGTCGAGGCGTTTTTGAATTGCCTGGGTGATGGGAATCTTGCGTTCACGAAAGGAGGTTTTGCAGCCCTTTTTGCGGCCCCGAACAATGGTGGTTTTTACGCGGATGTGGCCATCGACGATGTCGGATCGACGCAGGCCCGCAAGCTCCGAAGCGATCAAGCCTGTAAGAGCCATCAGTTCCGCAATTGGTTGAAACCAAGGGTCCAGATGCTCAAAAAAGCGCATCCATTCGTCATATCGAAACCCTTGGCGGCGCTGGCCTTTCGTATTCGGCAGGTACTTTCGTGGGTTGGCGAAAGGATTTGACAAAATCCAGCGGTATTCATCG
The Geoalkalibacter ferrihydriticus DSM 17813 DNA segment above includes these coding regions:
- a CDS encoding tyrosine-type recombinase/integrase; its protein translation is QPPTTREKEVIFNQRGWSNFGDHRWSIFGCHFEMDKITEGTFVFSKAFPNASTEEKAHFAKLEGWDYQPGPRQVLFGDYARRWMQRIWASWPEGTKKDDYRKDLKPILAHFEEMTFYQISLSELQIFVGGLKHQRGSKKGKQLSRQRIKNIILPFRAIWEAAVDEYRWILSNPFANPRKYLPNTKGQRRQGFRYDEWMRFFEHLDPWFQPIAELMALTGLIASELAGLRRSDIVDGHIRVKTTIVRGRKKGCKTSFRERKIPITQAIQKRLDDLLARDSSEHFVKGKKGGVFRASALSGRPWTKAAKKSGVTGKVPYCLRHSFAAWALALRIDPNRLVSLMGHGSKKMVYEVYGSYIEGINQDVPKILAYFGEDFLQADHSAMNSLASVSNEVRYWFGVLQEEAGHSAHPPLVGESLGESDT
- a CDS encoding lytic transglycosylase domain-containing protein, which produces MANYLRRTLFFLVFIGCLAAPGQTHADIYRYVDADGVVHFTNRPTSGNFHFFRKETLEPTTIEDYVRRYADLFNLEEALVRAVIKAESNFNPHVISHKGAIGLMQLMPATAAYLNVEDPRDPEQNIRGGTRYLRMMLDQFNGDLELALAAYNAGPNTVLRFGGVPPYPETRTYVARVKQYLSQYR